The following coding sequences are from one Cygnus atratus isolate AKBS03 ecotype Queensland, Australia chromosome 15, CAtr_DNAZoo_HiC_assembly, whole genome shotgun sequence window:
- the ATP5MF gene encoding ATP synthase subunit f, mitochondrial, with protein MAPVPVPLKDMKLLDVKLGQLPTWLAMRDFTPGGIGGALRRGYERYYNKYINVKKGGLGGISMVLAGYVVISYMWSYSHLKHDRRRKYH; from the exons ATGGCGCCGGTGCCGG TGCCCCTCAAGGACATGAAGCTGCTGGACGTGAAGCTGGGCCAGCTGCCCACCTGGCTGGCCATGAGGGACTTCACCCCCGGAGGCATCGGGGGGGCCCTGCGCAGAG GGTATGAGAggtattataataaatatatcaatGTGAAGAAAGGGGGCCTTGGTGGTATCAGCATGGTGCTTGCTGGATACGTTGTCATCAGCTACATGTGGAGCTACAGTCACTTGA AGCACGACCGTCGCAGGAAGTATCACTGA